Part of the Drosophila pseudoobscura strain MV-25-SWS-2005 chromosome 2, UCI_Dpse_MV25, whole genome shotgun sequence genome, ATCATAAGTATGTCATACGTATAAATATTGGGGTTTGGTttgaatactcgtatatgtagtTTTGTTgcacacaacaaatttgttgATAGCTCGTTATATAAATGTAATCTTTAGCTTAATATTTGGTGTTCTTTTCTgtggttggggttggggttgggatTCGGGCTAGCATTTACTGCTGTTTCGAGCACGAGAATATGCGTTGTTAAAACTATATAAATACTTGTATATTTGTAATATATTATTGATATTCTTCTTTGTAGATCTTGACTTGCATTAAGCGCTGGAGTTTTGTACAGGCCTTACCATGATGGGATGGGCTTTAAGCATTCCCGCAAATCCCAAAAAATGAATTGGAACTCACCCATACAGTTTAACTAGTCGTTCGTTGATGGAATAGCATCGTTCAAGCGTGACAAAACTCTACAAAACAGCGCCTAATACCATCGAAgtatataaagatatataaCATATGTTTTATACTTGATATATTctgtatacatataaatattgattACTTGTTTTGTTCGTTACTTGACATTTATAAAATTTTGGCTAACAATAAAATTGCATAGTTTATCATTATGTTTAGTATCATAGTTATACCATTGATTCCTCCGTAGTTCATGTTACTCGTACTTATTAAAaggtttttatattatttatactCGTAGTTTAAAGTTCTTTGGTGTTTGGTGTTTAACGAATTTGAGTTCGATTATTGTTTGCTTCTTGGTTTCTTTGTTAGTTTGTAGTGATACGTTTAGTGCGAAATCTTTGACTGCTTTGTGCTCCCTCTTCCCGGACCAGAAATCCGAAATCCGAAATCCGCCGCCGAACTCCCTCATTCCTAGATCTAATCTAGAGCTATCTCTAATCTACCCCGCCCCGTCTGTGCCCCAActaacatcatcatcatcatcagcataaaCAGCATGGTCCAGTGCTATGTACTTTGTGCGTGTTCGATGTGTACACTATGTTGTACCACTGCCCAAAGATATTCTAAGCTAACGGCCTACTGCTTCCGTTGTACGAGTAGTGGTCGTGCCATTCGTCTCTtatcttctcttctcttctctgctGTTTGCTTCCTTCATCGTTTATCCTTCCGTTGTATTGCGTTTACTAACCATTTGCCACTGTGCCACCATTtcctccgctgctgctgctgctgcgactcggtttttggtttgtgTAAAATTCTAATAAAATTGATTATTGTTGTTTGATAGATGCACCGTGTATGCATAGACATACCATACCCATGCATTGCATATTGCTTATTCCAaaatcaatataaatatatatgtataaattgtAAGAATTTCCATACAAAAATTTAGTAGGTACGTTACTTTAGACCTCggtgttttctctttttttttgttttgttactTCCTATCTTCCTCTTCGACTATGATACTGGACTTGCCCGTTTCACTCTCGCTTTCGTACAAAAAGTTATAGCAAAGCTATTTGAACCCCTCCCTTCCCCTGTTGTAGGTCGCTTCTCTTCCATTCCGTTCCTCGACTCTTCGATATAGCAAATGGCGAGTACAAACAATCTTAAAACTGCGTAACGGTACATATTTTGTAGATATTATATAGCCATAGCCAAGGAGTAGTTTATATCTTTGTGTGTAGTACCATTGAAACACGTATAAAACATCTATTTCCTATATGTGTGTGGGGTCTGTCGGTTcgggagtacgagtatgtattgtattgtatagtGTGGTTTGGTGTGGTGTTATCTTGTGTCTAACTAAGCGATCTTTGATTAGATTACTCTTCCCCTATCGATTTGgtccatacccatacccattcccTATTCCTAGATCTGGCTACCCATAAACGACGGCGATGACAAAGACAAAGATGACATGACGGATAAGTCCGGCACTTTCCAGCCAAGTTCAGAGCCTCACCAGCACTGCCAACTTCTATCACAGTTCATAAAATCATTATACTCGTAATAATAGAAGATACCCACCGACCATCGAGCcgtgtccgtctgtctgtttgtctgtctgtctgcctgcctgttAGTCTCATTCTGTGCAAACTAGTCCCTCATTTGAAGCGACATCTGGCTGTAATTTAGCAAGGGACAGTAAATAAGTCAGAAATACCAGGATTCGATCGTCATAGCATATCATCTATATAGTATGTAGCTGCCATAGGAATGAGACAAGTATTTGTGGAATAATGTCTGTCTAgtttctataaatatatatatgtatgtacgagaaTGTTCCGCAAGTGGTTGTAGCTAGTCCATATATAAGTATGTGCGATGCGTAGGATGTTTTCGTGGAACGGATGGTAGAGTGGTAGAATGTTATCAATAATTTCCTACTCGTACAGATCCGCACTGCGGCGCGGAGAAgcggctgatgctgatgaagaAGACCCGTAGCTTAGCTGCGAGTCCGTCTTTTTCAGTATGGATACATGATGAGTGGGCGCATCACTGGCTCGATTCAGGGAGTCCTGCTTGTGCAGCAGACCACGACGCTGATCGGCGAACGAAATGACCGAGTCCTGCTTCACCAGCTGATGCCGTCGCGGCTCTGGTCGCTGATCCACAAACGAGATGACCGAGTCCTGTTTCACAAACTTCTGTCGCTTGTCGAGCAGTGATCCCGGCGTGGCGTTCACCATTATTCCGCCAGCTCGACGAGACTCCATCGAGACACTGTCTCTGTCCGCCAGCGAGTCGCTCAGGCCGAGACCGGGAGCTCGACGCGATTCCATGTAGGAGACAATCGAGTCCTGCTTGGAGAGTGAGATCTTGGAGCCATTGCTGTCCTGCTGGCACAACGGGCGCCGGATGCCGGAGGCGTCGCTGCAGGAGCTCTCCTGCTTGATCAGGAACTGTCGGGAGCCGTGCGAGTCCTGCTTCAGCAGCATCTGCTGCGACAGATTGCTGTCCTGCTTCAGCATCATGTTGTGGCGCCGCAAGGAGTTGTGCTCGTAGATATAGGAGACGGCGTTGCCCTTGCTGCTGGGACTCTTCCGCGAGCTATTCTGGTGGTAGTGCGAGGACTTGCgtgtgctggtggtggaggaggCAATGGCCACGTTGTCGTAGTATCTGCAAATATACGGAGGAGCATTAGGAGGAAGACAACAGCAGGGGCCTAGAGGGGAACCCACCTGAGACGGCCGCAACAGCTGCGAGACTTGATGATGGCCGCAAATCCACGCCTGTACTTCTTGTTCACGGAGTAGAGGATGGGGTTGATGCAGCTGTTGGAGGAGCCCAGCCACTGGGCCAGTGGCATCACCTTTTTGAGCACCTCGAACTCCTCCTGCGATATGTCCGAGCCGAACTTGATGCGCGCAAAGATCACGTAGAGGGGCAGCCAGGACAGGACAAAAAGGATGACGACCGCCACCAGCATCTTGATGACCTTGACCTTGCTCTTCTGCTGCATGCGATCCATCTGGGCGTCCTTGGATTCGCCTGGTATCGAGCGCGTGGACACCTTGATCCAGATGAGCACATAGCAGAGCGTTATCAGCGACATGGGCAGCAGATAGCAGGCCACCAGGTTGGCCAGCAGGAAATACAGGTTGCCATCGGTGCCGGGCGGCCAGACCTCCTGGCACAGGTACTGGGGCTGCGTGTAGGCCGAGACGAGGGCATCGGAGAACACCTCCTCGGCCGGGACAAGATCGAAGAAGAGCAGCCAGGGTATGGTGGTCACCAGTGCGATTACCCATATGCCGATTATCATGATGCGGGCACGTCGCTTTGTCATCTGCTTCAGCGGCCACCAGATGGCAATGAACCTGCAAGGAGTGCACACACAAAGAATGTttaccagctccagcttcagttgctgacggaggcggaggcggagacgTCAAGCCCGTCAAGGATAATGGCAATCATCAAGCTGGCGAGGCGACGATGACGACACCGTTTCAACAAGGCTTGGCATGCAAATATCTCCCACTGATTAATTTGCACACTCAGGATGCCGCCTGGTGCTGCCTGGTGTGCCGCGTCCCTAAGCCTTTTTCTGCTGAGTATTCGCTTTCCAATCTCGTCTATTGAACTCTCACTCTCAGTCGCCGCCACTCACTTTGAGAAATGCCAGGAGGGATGCGAGCGCCAGTCTATTCTGGTAGGGGtgtcattttttattttgcttgccATAATGAATTGTAATTTGAATAAGAGCTGTGAGGCGGCTGACGCAGATAGCAGAGGTAGAGGACAAGGGAAGCCGCTGACACGGGAACGAGAATGAGAACGAGTTCAGAGTTTTTCATTTAGCTTAGTGCAGTCCGCTCATTGTGATCATTGTGGCGCCCGTTCAATAGTCGCAGACAGGACTTGCTTTTAGTCTAGTCCGAGTCtgcgtctgggtctgggtgcCCGGGGAGTCCCTGGGCCTGACCAAAACCATGTAATTATGGGGCATCCCGTCCCCCCCCACCTCGAGCCGTGCATTGTGCTTCTATTTTTGGGTCGTCGCCTGGGCCCCGTCTACCcggcaaaatatttgccagaTAACACAACGGTAATTCCATTCCAGCCACTACTACTCCGCCACCACCGGCATCTTGTtctgctttctctctctctgtgcacTAAAAATAGCCAACGAAACAAAGTACTGGACTGACTATCAGAAGTGGCTGGGGCAGGAGGGACAGAGCTGTCCGCAATAGCCAATATCAAATTGTCATAGCGTTTATTTATTGGAGCCAAGCAATTGCATTAGCATAATTTGTCCATGCCATTTGCCAGAGGCCATAAATCAGATGAGGGTCTAATTGAGATATTCGGGATAAGCCGTGCATTCGGAAAAAATTAACTAGGGATTTTGAAGTTCATAAGAGTATATGCTTGCAATGAATCATATTGTATTGACTTTAAATAATTCATTGACTCAAttgaaattatatattttatgtggATTACAAGAGGGGATGTTGAAAAACATAAGCAGACGATGGCCCAGCGATGGCCCTCCTGATTTCAGAGGTAATGCACTTTTCGGTTAAAGTAACAGAAGACCTTTCTGTGTAAGTCCTGAAATATTGTTCCATACCATTGACTTGTCTTCTCCTCTTTcttttctgatatttttcaATATACTAAAGCTTTCTCTTCATGGATTGGATGATACCATTCATTACCTCTTTTGAAGATCTTCTCATACATACTTCTATTGATATCGATAAATACTATCCTAAGTATACAATATAAAATAGTTTCATTTTTAGATAATTCCTGAAATATTGTGTTCTGTTCtactttaaatatttgcatttatttctGCATGGATTTAATAATCCCCTTACGACAATCATGCTAATTTGTCCCCCGTTCATTTCGCTGAGTACAATATTTGCAAATCTCTGCGGGATTACCGACCAAGTGGTGATAGATGTGCTGAAAGATGCGGTGACGCTGGCAGAATTATGATACAAATTTCTTGGATATTAATATCCTGCAGGGCCGTGCGGTTCACGGGACTGCGGGGTACTTTCCCTTAGCTGGAAAGTACAAGTAATTTGCATATTCATATGCGGAGCTTACGAGCAgctacaaatttaataattgGCTACATGCTGCCACTTGCCCCATGCCCTGCGTGGTGTTATTACGGGTATCCTGGCTCTTCCGGCGATGGCTCCCACGCACTCCTGACATTTCCAaagacccacacacacagaccgaCAAAGACGGCGGACCCAAAAAGACCCGCACCGTCACTGTCATTGCCATAAAGCCACAGCTATGTTTATATACGAATGACTATGACTATGATATATGGCTTTTATGAATAAATTCAAACATGCAGTGTGCGTGGATGATGGGGCAGATCCTTATACGCTCGCTCTTGAAACTAACGACCCTAATTAAATGGCATTCGCATAAGAAGAGGCGAGTGATAAGCCCAGTCGGGGCTGTCTGTTTGGGCACAAAAGCCCTATATGGTGGGTGCGTATCCGCTGCACTCCCCATCAATGGGAAACACTGAGCACTTAAGTCCGAGGCTAAGACAGTTGAGAAGAGATTTAAGTTTCTTGTTACAGATAATAAATCTTAAATTTCGATTCAGTTTACGAGGGCTCGTAAAAATACAAAGCAGCGGATGGACATACAGAAAGCAGCAGGATACGGGTAGACAGCCACGGACAAGTCCAACCGGACTTCGCATGGCCTGTTCTGGGGGGCCTGACCAAATGATCGAATGATGTACTGTTGTGGTTGTCCGACCAAAACATaagcagaagaagaatagAAAAAGAAGCTGTGGGTCTCGTCTCCCCCAGGGCtcctgctctggctctggctctgattccgattctgGTTGATGCGGTCGTTGGAAATTGATATAAATGAAAGTGCACATAAAGCGACGGGCAGTTGGCGTCTCTTATTGTCCTTGGGGTTATGACTGGCACACGTCAAAACGTTTTAGTATCATTTGATAAATCAGCTGGCCGCCACATCTCTGACTTTATGGGCATCAAGATATCTCCCCAGCAGTTGTCACGGGACGTTTATGGAGGCAGGAAGCCCAGGGCTGACATTTCGATTCCTGGCGGCAGCTCATCAAAGAATCATTAGAATCAGTCCGACAAGGCGAACCGAAAACAACATTCTAAGGCGTTCTCgtagcgaaaaaaaaaacaaaaaacatgaaTTTGATTATCGCAGCACTGCCTAATACGGACAAGGCAAACTATGATGAACTTGATCTTGAGACGAGCGAGCGACCCACAGACTGTGCCTGACTGTCCAACTGTCTGACTGTCTGGCTGCCTGACCAGTTTTCCCGaggtgcaacagcaacagcaacagcagctgcttgcATTGAGCATCGAGCCGGCACTCACTTTCGGATCGGCCGGGTGTTCCTATAAAAGCCACACTCGGTGTTGCATTTGTCACCAGTTGCAAGCTGCAAACCTTAAATCCAACTCCTATCTAACTACCGTGCAAAACAGCCAACAAAATGTTCAAAGTTGTGAGTATCTGTCGGATCTGCTGCTACTGCAACAGCTAATCTGTGACCTTTGAACCCGCTTCGAATCCGAACAGCTGTTTGTCCTCACCGCCCTCGCCGCCGCCCAGGTCTACGCCCATCCCGGAGTGGTAGCCGTGCATCCCGTTGTGGCGCACCCCGTTGTGGCGCATCCCGCTGTGGTGCATCACAGTCCCATCATCCATCATGGCGCCCACTCGGTGCACTCGTAAGTTTGAGCAGGAcgcaattaattttcaatctGCTTATCGCCCTAACTGCCTCCACGCTCTTCGAACAGACACGTCGTGCACCATCCGGCACCCGTCAAGGTCGTCACCCCGATTGTTGCCAGGCCTGTGGTGGCTGTTCATGCCGTTAAGCCGGTGGTGCCCCTAGTGCCCGTGCACCACGCCGCCCCCGCTCTGGTCGTGCATCACTAAGTGCACAAACTGCACCCTGACCCCTGACCGTCCCCTCCCCTCCGCCCATCCAATCCAAGCCCCAACCAACATCCAAGATTATCCCCCAATAAAAGTTCATAGCCACGTAATTGAAGAGAGTGTTTTCAACGTTATCAACGTTTCACGTTGCACTTACCTGTCGAGGGACACGGCAATTAAACTGTAAACCGATGCCGCCACCGAGACACCCTGTATGTAGGGCACAAACTTGCACATCAGCCATCCGAGCATCCAGgctgaaaaatacaaataatggttagaacagagcagaacagaacagaacagaacagaagagtAGAGAAGGTAGAGAGCGGGTAAATATTGGCCATTAACAGTGTACAAATTATGCTGAGTAACTTTCGGTCACATCGCCCTgtgctgtcctgtcctgttctGTCCTGTACTCTACTGTGCATTGTTGTCGTAGTCGTTGTCCTGGTTGTCCTATCTCTGGTCCTATGGTTAACGTTCAATGCTTCTTTGGCATCGCAGGCCGCCCACGTCGCCGCCGTTGTTTGCTGACTGAGATTTATGTGCTGCATATCATTCATAATTTGGTGACAAGTCTCAGATTGCGaccaggcagaggcagaggcagagacggAGGCAGGCGGCCAGGCCAGTGAGTGATGACGGGGAACGGGACTATTGTTTGCCCAGCCACAACCAGGACCACAATCAGGACAAGAGCCACGACTACGACCAGGACTAGGACCACGacgagaccagaccagaccgcaCTTGCCTAAGTTAATTTGTATTCCTTTTATTCTATTTGATGGAAGACACGAGACTGGTACGCGACGCGTCCTCGTGACATGGCGGTCTCCCACATAGCAATCGCATAGTTGTGCGTTATGAATTTTATGCTAAAAGGAATAACTCACTCAGACACAAAAGGttataaaacacacacatggccgGGGGCATGGAAGGGCaccaggaccagcaccagTACTGGCAGCGCTGGCAGGACCTGCGGCAAACTTTGTCAAGGTTGATGACAGTCGAATAGCGCCCCGAGCATGACAGATCGAATGGCAATTAACCAACAAGAGCCCACACATCATTAGCACGAGGCGAAGTGTCAGGACGTCCCCCTGCCCCTATGATCCGCACCGTGGGGTTCAATGCTCGGCGCAGGAGACGCCTTCTCAGCCTTAACGCCGTCAGGGGCTGTGCTTTTGCGGGCTTCTAATTTCCTGTCTCGCTCGCCTGTCTTATCTCGATTTCTTGTCGCTTTTTATTATGCATACGTATACGCACCGTACGCCCGCGCTCACAGCAGCCCAATAAAAGCCGAATTTAATATGATTTGgcacataaaaatataaatattatttggCTTTGTGGCTATGAACTTCTGTTCATTGGCTTGGGAGTCGAATGGACAGGTTCTGGGCAGGatcatgtgtgcgtgtgcaggaCATGAAAATCGGACACAGATGGACGGGCGGACTGACAAACAATCAACCGAATGTACACGAGGAGACAGCAGCTCAAATGGGTTTTCTTTTCGGGTTTATTCTTTCGAATCTTTCGATTTGAAATTGCTTGCGTTGAACAAGAGGCAAACCTCTCCTGTTGCAAGTGCAACAGACTGAAACCGAAGCTATTAATGCGAGTGTATTCGGCTACTTATTTGATATTATATGCTGATAAGGGTAAACTTTGATATATGGCTGTCTGCCTGGCCAAACTTGTTTGCCAGAAAGTTGTTTAAGCTagaatttaaattcaaattcagtTCGGAAGAGCTCCATCAAATTCAATCATGTGAATGGTTAAACAGATTactttctttttctaaatttaaaTTCTCTTAAAGCGTTCGCCATTTAATTAAGGAATGCAAACGTGacttgtttggttttttttggattAAAGTTTTCAACAGTCCTCACAACTACTAAGTATACAAACAAACTAAAGCCATATTCAAATTATTCAAAGCTGTCTTTTATAATCCCAAAGAAACACAGGGGTGTATATACGATATACGTATGGCTCCAAACTTCATGGGAGTTGTGCTgaatttatatacaaaatattcagcaaattattaaaatctttccatacaaaaaaactaaaaactgtccataaataaatttacgGAATTATATTTTCTGCATGTGTATTTATAGATATGGATTTTGTGTATCTgtaggcaaacaaacaacaaaggAAGCTAGTGAAAGTATAACAGTACAAAAGGTACGTGAAAACAATATAGAATTAAAGGACCTTTTGCCTTGTCCCTCCCTCTCCTCCATTAATTTGTTGTGTAAACGTCAGAAATAACACGAATCGACTCGCGTGAGGGTCGGACCTTGAAGCTCAATGTTCCCTAAACAATCATTTTTGGCCTGAAGTGAAGCCAAATAATTGGGCTCTGAAGGGTAAACAAGCAGCTTCTTAAGTCGAAAGCCGCGGTGCGTACTGTCAAGGTAAGAGGAATGAGTGTCTGCCCTGAGTGTGCTTTGACAGGGCAACATATGGCCTGCAgacgacgcagcagcagcgtctccATTTGTTAAGCATAAGCTGGTGCTCAATATTGATCAACTACAGGAGAGGAGATAATACCAATCGATACTTGAGCTTATCAGCAGCCTTCAATTGTGCTGCGGTGGCGGTGAGGTCGTGCTCGGGGCCCTGGAAAATGTCAAGCGCGCCCTGCCTAAGCCTTTTAGTTTTTGGTCCCTTtgctggaaaacttttcttttgtcgTTACGCATAGGCAAAGTGGATTGGATTTTTCTTTGCATTGTCTCCGGAGCTTGGATTGTGTTTCCAGGGTAAGGTCATAAAGTTAATGAAATAATCAGGCGTAACAAATCCGCCAACGGGTCAGGGGTTTGAGACTCGGGCCGTGGGTTCGATTGGTATGGGCGTGGAATGGCCATGGAAAAGGCATAACACTTCAGACAAATGCGTTATTGTTATGATTATCACTTGAGCGTCACGTCCTGCGGCGACTGCTGTAACAACACGATGGCAAATTGAATACCGCAGGAAGGGCGCCAGGCTGCACAGCGAAGAGTGGTATATGGAGGTGAGATCTGGGTATGCGAAGCCGGCGTGTGACTGTGGCTGCCATTTGTTGCCATCCTGCACGTAGCGactaaattaaaatacaatcaTGCGGCGCAAAGTGCTGAAAAATGACTTCATCAGCAGCGTCTTTCGTTATGCATACGCCGCCGCAGCGTCTGGCACAAATCACGCTGCCAATTTAATGAACAAACGGGCAGGGCAACGTGACTTAAAATAGGGAACGTGATGCGGATCCACAAAGGACTTAA contains:
- the SIFaR gene encoding neuropeptide SIFamide receptor — protein: MAVNGRIRKRKHKSHPSGDTPTPTTATSITAAAATTAAIAPSAPGRPWPMVEQSETIEEAAAFAGDYNNFTHNFVDLQNLLNFNDLLSTSNSSSSSGPSNGIGNASDNGNSNSVASISSSSSGSSTIKLSNGAIMDTLLGTVLTTATATVAPAASSLLATIAATTTTTASVAASSSALAIAGSQQVVSLSGLAIAEATSSTYYANLLNMSPATTSLIAAVAATKSYNDSSMRWEQFDGNVDFGFDPLYRHSLAMSIVYCVAYIVVFLVGLIGNSFVIAVVLRAPRMRTVTNYFIVNLAIADILVIVFCLPATLIGNIFVPWMLGWLMCKFVPYIQGVSVAASVYSLIAVSLDRFIAIWWPLKQMTKRRARIMIIGIWVIALVTTIPWLLFFDLVPAEEVFSDALVSAYTQPQYLCQEVWPPGTDGNLYFLLANLVACYLLPMSLITLCYVLIWIKVSTRSIPGESKDAQMDRMQQKSKVKVIKMLVAVVILFVLSWLPLYVIFARIKFGSDISQEEFEVLKKVMPLAQWLGSSNSCINPILYSVNKKYRRGFAAIIKSRSCCGRLRYYDNVAIASSTTSTRKSSHYHQNSSRKSPSSKGNAVSYIYEHNSLRRHNMMLKQDSNLSQQMLLKQDSHGSRQFLIKQESSCSDASGIRRPLCQQDSNGSKISLSKQDSIVSYMESRRAPGLGLSDSLADRDSVSMESRRAGGIMVNATPGSLLDKRQKFVKQDSVISFVDQRPEPRRHQLVKQDSVISFADQRRGLLHKQDSLNRASDAPTHHVSILKKTDSQLSYGSSSSASAASPRRSADLYE
- the LOC6896933 gene encoding uncharacterized protein yields the protein MFKVLFVLTALAAAQVYAHPGVVAVHPVVAHPVVAHPAVVHHSPIIHHGAHSVHSHVVHHPAPVKVVTPIVARPVVAVHAVKPVVPLVPVHHAAPALVVHH